The nucleotide window CCAGAACCTGCTCGGCAAGCGGGTCGACTACTCGGGCCGTTCGGTCATCGTCGTCGGTCCGCAGCTCAAGCTGCACCAGTGCGGCCTGCCCAAGGGCATGGCGATCGAGCTGTTCAAGCCGTTCGTGATGAAGCGGCTGGTCGACCTCAACCACGCGCAGAACATCAAGAGCGCCAAGCGCATGGTCGAGCGGGCGCGCCCTGTCGTGTGGGACGTGCTCGAAGAGGTCATCACCGAGCACCCGGTGCTGCTGAACCGTGCGCCCACGCTGCACCGGCTCGGCATCCAGGCGTTCGAGCCGCAGCTCATCGAGGGCAAGGCCATCCAGATCCACCCGCTCGTGTGCGCGGCGTACAACGCCGACTTCGACGGTGACCAGATGGCCGTGCACCTGCCGCTGTCCGCCGAGGCCCAGGCCGAGGCGCGCATCCTGATGCTCTCGACCAACAACATCCTCAAGCCGGCGGACGGTCGCCCGGTCACCATGCCGACTCACGACATGGTCATCGGCATCTACGTCCTCACCGCCGACCTCGAGGACGCTCCGGGAGCCGGTCGCGCGTTCACCTCGGTCTCCGAGGCGATCATGGCGTACGACCGCGGCGAGATCGCGCTGCAGTCGAAGGTCAAGATCAGGTTCACCGACTTCGTGCCGCCCGAGGGGTACGAGCCCCCCGAGGGCTGGGAGCCTGGACAGCCGATCACGGTCGAGACCACGCTGGGTCGCGCGTACTTCAACGAGACGCTGCCCGCGGACCACGCCTACGTCGAGGGCGAGGTGGGCAAGCGCCAGCTGTCCTCGGTCGTCAACAACCTGGCGGAGAACTACTCCAAGGTCCAGGTGGCGGCCACCCTCGACGCGCTCAAGGAGCTCGGCTTCCACTGGGCGACGAGGTCCGGCATCACGATCTCGATGGACGACATCATCGTGCCGCCCGCCAAGCCCCGCATCATGGAGAACTACGAGGGGATGGCGGACAAGGTCCAGAAGCAGTACGAGCGCGGTCTCATCACCGACGACGAGCGCCGCCAGGAGCTCATCGAGATCTGGACCAAGGCGTCGGCGGAGATCGCCGACGAGGTGGAGGCGAGCTTCCCGAAGCTCAACCCCATCTTCATGATGGTCAACTCCGGCGCCCGCGGCAACATGATGCAGGTCCGGCAGATCTCGGGCATGCGTGGCCTGGTGGCCAACCCCAAGGGCGAGATCATCCCGCGGCCGATCAAGGCGAGCTACCGCGAGGGGCTGTCCGTGGTGGAGTTCTTCATCTCCACCCACGGTGCCCGCAAGGGTCTCGCCGACACGGCGCTGCGCACCGCCGACTCCGGATACCTCACCAGGCGACTGGTCGACGTCTCGCAGGACGTCATCATCCGCGAGGAGGACTGCGGCACCGATCGCGGCATCATGTTCTCGATCGCCGACCGCAGGGCCGATGGCACGCTGCTCAAGTCGGAGACTGCGGAGACGCGGGCCTACGCACGCATCCTCGCCGAGGACATCGAGGTCGGTGGGAAGGTCGTCGCGGCGGTCGACACCAACCTCGGTGACAAGGTCATCGACCGGCTGGTGGAGGCCGGCGTCGAGAAGGTCAAGGCGCGCAGCATCCTGACCTGTGACGCCAAGAGCGGGCTGTGCGCCAAGTGCTACGGCCGGTCGCTCGCGACCGGTGAGCTCGTCGACATCGGCGAGGCGGTCGGCATCATCGCCGCCCAGTCGATCGGCGAGCCGGGCACGCAGCTGACGATGCGCACGTTCCACACCGGCGGCGTCGCGGGTGACGACATCACCCACGGTCTGCCGCGTGTCGTCGAGCTGTTCGAGGCGCGCACCCCCAAGGGCGTCGCCCCGATCACCGAGGTCGACGGCCGGGTGCGCGTCGAGGAGACCGACAAGGCACGACGCATCGTCATCGTGCCCGACGACGGCTCCGAGGAGATCGCCTACCCGGTGTCGAAGCGGTCGCGCCTGCTGGTGCAGGACGACGACCACGTCGCCGTCGGTCAGCAGCTCGTCGTCGGCACGGTGAACCCGTCCGAGGTGCTGCGGATCCTCGGCCCGCGTGCGGTGCAGGTGCACCTCGTCGACGAGGTGCAGGAGGTGTACCGGTCGCAGGGTGTGTCGATCCACGACAAGCACATCGAGATCATCGTCCGCCAGA belongs to Streptosporangiales bacterium and includes:
- the rpoC gene encoding DNA-directed RNA polymerase subunit beta' codes for the protein QNLLGKRVDYSGRSVIVVGPQLKLHQCGLPKGMAIELFKPFVMKRLVDLNHAQNIKSAKRMVERARPVVWDVLEEVITEHPVLLNRAPTLHRLGIQAFEPQLIEGKAIQIHPLVCAAYNADFDGDQMAVHLPLSAEAQAEARILMLSTNNILKPADGRPVTMPTHDMVIGIYVLTADLEDAPGAGRAFTSVSEAIMAYDRGEIALQSKVKIRFTDFVPPEGYEPPEGWEPGQPITVETTLGRAYFNETLPADHAYVEGEVGKRQLSSVVNNLAENYSKVQVAATLDALKELGFHWATRSGITISMDDIIVPPAKPRIMENYEGMADKVQKQYERGLITDDERRQELIEIWTKASAEIADEVEASFPKLNPIFMMVNSGARGNMMQVRQISGMRGLVANPKGEIIPRPIKASYREGLSVVEFFISTHGARKGLADTALRTADSGYLTRRLVDVSQDVIIREEDCGTDRGIMFSIADRRADGTLLKSETAETRAYARILAEDIEVGGKVVAAVDTNLGDKVIDRLVEAGVEKVKARSILTCDAKSGLCAKCYGRSLATGELVDIGEAVGIIAAQSIGEPGTQLTMRTFHTGGVAGDDITHGLPRVVELFEARTPKGVAPITEVDGRVRVEETDKARRIVIVPDDGSEEIAYPVSKRSRLLVQDDDHVAVGQQLVVGTVNPSEVLRILGPRAVQVHLVDEVQEVYRSQGVSIHDKHIEIIVRQMLKRVNVLESGATDLLPGELVERPRFEETNRQVVAEGGTPASARPVLMGITKASLATESWLSAASFQETTRVLTEAAIHAKSDSLVGLKENVIIGKLIPAGTGTQRYLNVRVEPTEEAKAQMYSITSFGEAEYGIPLEPYDLGEYEAR